The Chitinophagales bacterium genome includes a region encoding these proteins:
- a CDS encoding M42 family metallopeptidase translates to MNVNVELLAKICEAPGAPGFEQKVRNIVKEELQDKVDEITTDNLGSVYAVKKGKDSSKRVMIAAHMDEIGFIVKYIDENGFLRFHTLGGFDPKTLTAQRVIVHGKKDLIGVMSSKPIHIMTAEERAKPAQIQDYFIDLGLPKEEVDALIEIGNPITRERTLIEMGNCVNCKSIDNRVAVYILIEAMKALKDCPYDVYGVFTVQEEVGIRGANVAAHNINPTFGFGLDTTIAYDLPGAKPDEQVTALGKGVAIKIMDASTICDYRMVQFQKEVAQKNNIKTQLEVLPMGGTDTAGIQRMGKTGAIAGAISIPTRHLHQVIEMAHKDDIAAAIDLLIACCEQIDAYDWSLK, encoded by the coding sequence ATGAATGTAAATGTAGAATTATTGGCAAAAATTTGTGAAGCTCCAGGAGCTCCAGGGTTTGAACAAAAAGTAAGAAACATTGTAAAAGAAGAGCTACAAGATAAAGTAGATGAAATTACTACAGATAACTTAGGCAGTGTTTACGCTGTAAAAAAAGGAAAAGACAGCTCTAAAAGAGTGATGATAGCTGCTCATATGGATGAAATTGGGTTTATTGTAAAATATATCGACGAAAATGGGTTTTTAAGATTTCACACACTTGGCGGATTTGATCCAAAAACACTTACTGCACAAAGAGTAATTGTGCATGGCAAAAAAGATTTAATAGGTGTAATGAGTAGTAAACCAATTCACATCATGACAGCAGAAGAAAGAGCAAAGCCAGCTCAAATTCAAGATTATTTTATTGATTTAGGATTGCCAAAAGAAGAAGTAGATGCTTTGATAGAAATTGGCAATCCAATTACAAGAGAAAGAACTTTAATTGAAATGGGCAACTGTGTAAATTGTAAATCTATAGACAATAGAGTAGCTGTTTACATTTTGATTGAAGCCATGAAAGCATTAAAAGATTGTCCGTATGATGTTTATGGTGTATTTACAGTACAAGAAGAAGTAGGTATTAGAGGTGCCAATGTAGCAGCACACAATATCAATCCAACATTTGGCTTTGGATTAGATACTACAATTGCTTACGATTTACCAGGAGCAAAACCAGATGAACAAGTTACTGCATTAGGAAAAGGTGTAGCAATAAAAATTATGGACGCTAGTACTATTTGCGATTATAGAATGGTACAATTTCAAAAAGAAGTAGCACAAAAAAACAATATCAAAACACAGTTAGAAGTATTGCCAATGGGTGGTACTGATACAGCAGGCATTCAAAGAATGGGAAAAACTGGAGCAATTGCAGGAGCAATTTCCATACCAACAAGACATTTACACCAAGTAATAGAAATGGCTCATAAAGATGATATTGCTGCAGCTATAGATTTACTAATAGCATGTTGCGAACAAATTGATGCTTACGATTGGAGTTTGAAGTGA
- the pyk gene encoding pyruvate kinase yields MKHKTISKTKIIATVGPASNNYNTLEKLFLAGVNTFRLNFSHGSHEDHLKVIQTITKINTTHNAHIAILADLQGPKLRIGDIENGSIELKTGATIKVTTKKVLGNKEKVSVIYKKLISDVGIDEEIIVDDGKIELVVIEKNDKDTITCKVRFGGTLSSNKGFNLPTTKVSVPSLTKKDKKDLAFILTQPIDWLALSFVRSAQDIIYLKQILKNKKSLIKVIAKIEKPEAIQNLEAIINATDAVMIARGDLAVEVPMEKLPIIQKEIVKNCITKGRPVIMATQVMESMMEMPRPTRAEITDVANGVFDGVDAIMLSGETAVGKNPINVIKIIKKIILQTEQQNEIYYKKLLPDQKSTTFLSDAICYNACNIAKEVEAKAINGMTYSGYTAFMLASYRPKSNIYIFTSNEILLKQLGMVWGVKAFFYDKFVTTDETISDVINILKQNKKIKQGDVIINTASMPIKGRGRTNMIKISVAK; encoded by the coding sequence ATGAAGCATAAAACTATTAGCAAAACAAAAATCATAGCAACAGTTGGTCCAGCAAGTAATAATTACAATACTTTAGAAAAATTATTTTTAGCAGGCGTAAACACTTTTCGCTTAAATTTTTCTCATGGATCTCATGAAGACCACTTAAAAGTAATTCAAACCATTACTAAAATTAATACTACACACAATGCTCATATTGCAATACTAGCAGATTTACAAGGACCAAAGCTAAGAATTGGAGATATTGAAAATGGAAGTATTGAGTTAAAAACAGGTGCTACTATTAAAGTAACTACTAAAAAAGTATTAGGCAACAAAGAAAAAGTATCTGTAATATATAAGAAACTAATTTCAGATGTTGGCATTGATGAAGAAATTATTGTTGATGATGGAAAGATTGAATTAGTAGTAATTGAAAAAAATGACAAAGACACTATTACTTGTAAAGTAAGATTTGGAGGAACACTCTCTTCTAATAAAGGATTTAATTTACCAACGACCAAAGTCTCCGTTCCAAGTTTAACCAAAAAAGACAAAAAAGACTTAGCTTTTATTTTAACTCAACCAATAGATTGGCTCGCATTGAGTTTTGTTCGTTCGGCTCAAGATATTATATATTTAAAACAAATATTAAAAAATAAAAAATCACTAATAAAAGTAATTGCTAAAATAGAGAAACCAGAAGCGATACAAAACCTAGAAGCAATTATAAACGCAACAGATGCTGTAATGATTGCTCGTGGAGATTTAGCGGTAGAAGTGCCAATGGAAAAACTACCTATAATCCAAAAAGAAATAGTAAAAAACTGCATAACTAAAGGTAGACCAGTGATTATGGCAACGCAAGTAATGGAATCTATGATGGAAATGCCAAGACCAACAAGAGCAGAAATTACAGATGTTGCCAATGGTGTGTTTGATGGTGTAGATGCTATTATGTTAAGTGGAGAAACTGCAGTAGGTAAAAATCCAATAAATGTAATTAAGATAATTAAAAAAATAATACTTCAAACAGAACAACAAAACGAAATATATTATAAAAAATTATTACCAGACCAAAAATCAACAACATTTCTATCAGATGCTATTTGCTATAATGCTTGTAATATTGCTAAAGAAGTAGAAGCAAAAGCAATAAACGGAATGACTTATTCTGGATATACTGCTTTCATGCTAGCAAGTTATAGACCTAAATCAAACATATATATATTCACAAGCAATGAAATATTGTTAAAACAATTAGGAATGGTTTGGGGTGTAAAAGCATTTTTTTATGATAAATTTGTAACCACAGACGAAACCATTTCTGATGTAATCAACATCTTAAAACAAAACAAAAAAATTAAACAAGGCGATGTAATTATCAATACTGCAAGTATGCCAATTAAAGGACGAGGCAGAACCAATATGATAAAAATAAGCGTAGCAAAATAA